In Thermococcus sp., a single window of DNA contains:
- the gltA gene encoding NADPH-dependent glutamate synthase: MPKLIKERIPTPERPAQERVKSFVEVNLGYTFELAKQEAERCLQCPPEYAPCIKGCPVHINIPAFIAKIKEGDIKEALRIIWNDNTLPAVTGRVCPQEDQCEGVCVVGKVGTAVNIGKLERFVADYARKHGIEDELLEEIASERECGKGKVAIVGAGPAGLTCAGELAKMGYDVTVFEALHKPGGVLIYGIPEFRLPKEILDKEIAKLRRLGVRIATDHVVGRTVTLEGLLKEYDAVFIGTGAGTPKLLNIPGILLGRIYSANEFLTRVNLMKAYEFPEYDTPVAVGKKVIVIGAGNTAMDAARSALRLGAEVTIAYRRGREDMTARIEEIGHAEEEGVKFEFFLNPVEFIGDEDGMVKAVKFERMKALDERDKRGKRKIVGTGEYVTLEAETVIIAIGLEPNKIITEEKRLKTNPNGTLVVDGNLMTSIPGVFAGGDAIRGEATVILAMGDGKKAAKAICDYIGERKA, from the coding sequence ATGCCGAAGCTTATCAAGGAGAGGATTCCGACGCCGGAGAGGCCGGCCCAGGAGAGGGTCAAGAGCTTCGTTGAAGTCAACCTCGGCTACACGTTCGAGTTGGCCAAACAGGAGGCGGAGAGATGTCTCCAGTGCCCGCCCGAGTACGCGCCGTGCATAAAAGGCTGCCCCGTCCACATCAACATCCCCGCCTTCATAGCCAAGATAAAGGAGGGGGACATCAAAGAGGCCCTCCGGATAATCTGGAACGACAACACCCTCCCAGCCGTTACAGGCAGGGTCTGCCCACAGGAGGATCAGTGTGAGGGTGTTTGTGTTGTTGGTAAGGTTGGGACCGCGGTTAACATTGGAAAACTCGAACGCTTCGTGGCCGACTACGCAAGGAAGCATGGAATAGAGGATGAGCTCCTGGAGGAGATCGCCTCAGAGAGAGAATGCGGAAAAGGAAAGGTTGCCATAGTTGGTGCAGGGCCGGCGGGACTGACCTGTGCAGGTGAACTCGCTAAGATGGGTTACGATGTCACGGTTTTTGAGGCCCTGCACAAGCCCGGAGGAGTACTCATCTACGGAATCCCCGAATTCAGACTCCCCAAAGAGATACTCGACAAGGAGATAGCAAAGCTGCGCAGGCTCGGGGTCAGAATAGCAACTGACCACGTCGTCGGTAGAACGGTTACCCTTGAGGGGCTCCTGAAGGAGTACGATGCGGTCTTCATCGGAACCGGGGCAGGGACGCCGAAGCTCCTCAACATCCCCGGGATACTGCTCGGAAGGATATACAGCGCCAATGAGTTCCTCACGCGCGTTAACCTCATGAAGGCCTATGAGTTCCCGGAGTACGACACCCCTGTAGCCGTCGGAAAGAAGGTCATAGTCATCGGTGCCGGAAACACCGCAATGGATGCCGCGCGCTCGGCCCTCCGGCTGGGAGCGGAGGTCACGATCGCATATCGCCGTGGAAGGGAGGACATGACGGCACGTATCGAGGAGATTGGACACGCTGAGGAAGAGGGCGTTAAGTTCGAGTTCTTCCTCAATCCGGTGGAGTTCATCGGTGATGAGGACGGCATGGTCAAGGCCGTTAAGTTCGAGAGGATGAAGGCTCTGGACGAGAGGGACAAGCGCGGAAAGAGGAAGATAGTCGGAACAGGCGAGTACGTGACGCTCGAAGCCGAAACAGTGATCATAGCCATCGGCCTTGAGCCCAACAAGATCATCACCGAGGAGAAGCGCCTAAAAACGAACCCCAACGGAACCCTGGTGGTCGATGGGAACCTGATGACGAGTATTCCGGGTGTTTTCGCGGGTGGTGATGCTATCAGGGGTGAGGCTACCGTCATCCTCGCCATGGGCGATGGGAAGAAGGCTGCCAAGGCCATATGTGACTACATCGGAGAGAGAAAGGCCTGA
- a CDS encoding sulfide/dihydroorotate dehydrogenase-like FAD/NAD-binding protein, which yields MYRITDKQDLSPIDYFVEVEAPHVAKAWKPGQFVVFITNERGERVPMSVYKAENGKIGMFIRKLGKTSLQLYYEFKVGDELYSMTGPLGKPIRVKNYGTVVFASDAVCGQAENYATLKAMKEAGNYTISIQSFENAQNVYPEEFLAKPVADEHYLTTDDGSIGMKGNYLDIVKDLIEKDRIDIIFAGGKLGTLAKLAELTRPYGIPTITTVRQIMVDGTGMCGSCRILYDGEVKFACRDGPMFDAHKVDWEDVLKRANRFLEQEKLAKERYLEELRKKGVI from the coding sequence ATGTATCGGATCACTGACAAACAGGACCTGAGTCCTATAGATTATTTTGTTGAGGTTGAAGCGCCGCACGTAGCAAAAGCATGGAAACCCGGTCAATTCGTGGTGTTTATAACCAACGAAAGGGGCGAGAGGGTTCCAATGTCCGTGTACAAGGCGGAGAACGGAAAGATAGGAATGTTCATTAGGAAGCTTGGAAAAACCAGCCTGCAGCTTTACTACGAGTTCAAGGTCGGTGATGAGCTTTACAGCATGACGGGGCCGCTGGGGAAGCCGATAAGGGTGAAGAACTACGGAACCGTTGTCTTTGCCTCCGACGCGGTCTGCGGGCAGGCGGAGAACTACGCAACGCTGAAGGCCATGAAAGAGGCTGGGAATTACACGATCTCAATCCAGAGCTTTGAAAACGCTCAGAACGTTTATCCCGAGGAGTTCCTTGCAAAACCTGTCGCCGATGAGCACTACTTAACCACGGACGATGGAAGCATCGGGATGAAGGGGAACTACCTCGACATCGTGAAGGACCTGATCGAGAAGGACAGGATCGACATAATCTTCGCCGGTGGAAAACTCGGAACCCTCGCAAAGCTCGCCGAACTCACAAGACCGTACGGGATTCCGACGATAACGACGGTCAGGCAGATAATGGTGGACGGCACAGGGATGTGTGGTTCCTGCAGGATACTCTACGATGGTGAGGTCAAGTTCGCATGCAGGGACGGTCCCATGTTCGACGCTCACAAGGTCGACTGGGAAGACGTGCTGAAACGGGCCAACCGCTTCCTTGAACAGGAAAAGCTGGCAAAGGAACGCTATCTTGAAGAACTCCGGAAGAAGGGGGTGATTTGA
- a CDS encoding 4-phosphopantoate--beta-alanine ligase, translating into MVKIPKSHPRYWSLYYRERIIEGMEKGMTAKAGLIAHGRGEAFDYLIGERTIEPAKKAMKAAVAKLLLAKHPVVSVNGNVAALVPRETIELAKALNAKLEVNLFYRTEDRVKAIADELRRYDPEIEILGVNPTKRIPGLEHERGRVDEKGIWKADVVVVPLEDGDRTEALVRMGKFVITVDLNPLSRSARMADITIVDNIVRAYPRMTELTREMKDYSRDELLGIVQGYDNGNVLSGVLDHMRNRLTRLSEGGVWRKKELD; encoded by the coding sequence GTGGTTAAGATACCGAAAAGTCACCCGCGCTACTGGAGTCTCTACTACAGGGAAAGGATCATTGAGGGCATGGAAAAAGGAATGACCGCGAAAGCCGGACTGATCGCCCACGGGCGCGGCGAGGCCTTTGATTATCTCATAGGTGAAAGAACGATAGAACCGGCGAAGAAGGCTATGAAAGCTGCGGTTGCGAAGCTCCTCCTTGCGAAACACCCCGTGGTCTCCGTGAACGGCAACGTGGCCGCCCTCGTCCCTAGAGAAACGATAGAGCTTGCGAAGGCCTTAAACGCAAAACTTGAGGTGAACCTCTTCTATCGCACCGAGGATCGCGTTAAGGCCATCGCCGATGAGCTCAGGAGATACGATCCCGAGATTGAAATCCTGGGTGTGAACCCGACGAAGAGAATCCCGGGCCTTGAGCACGAGCGCGGGAGGGTTGATGAGAAAGGTATATGGAAGGCTGATGTCGTCGTCGTTCCGCTGGAGGACGGCGACAGGACCGAGGCGCTCGTGAGGATGGGCAAATTCGTGATAACCGTTGACCTCAACCCCCTATCCCGGAGCGCGAGGATGGCGGACATAACGATAGTGGACAATATAGTCCGGGCATACCCAAGAATGACTGAGCTGACCAGGGAGATGAAGGACTACAGCAGGGACGAGCTTCTCGGGATAGTGCAGGGGTACGACAATGGAAATGTCTTGAGCGGTGTCCTGGACCATATGCGGAACAGACTAACCAGACTTTCTGAAGGCGGTGTCTGGCGGAAGAAAGAACTGGATTAA
- a CDS encoding helix-turn-helix domain-containing protein — protein sequence MLEKEKEALAKRIAGEVTLSSDPGKTMRKWREIFGISQTELAEYLGVSSSVISDYEGGRRKSPGASTIRKFVEALLELDERRGGNVIKAFSKTIGSELPTNAILDIREFALPVTIKDLVSAVNGEVVANLHLLDRRIYGYTVVDSIQAILEMSAEEFLKLYGWTTERALIFTKVTTGRSPMIAVRVQGLKPAVVVLHGVKKLDELAVKLAERERVPLIVSHAGSEGELVTGLRKLVEKSERKL from the coding sequence ATGCTTGAAAAGGAGAAAGAAGCCCTGGCCAAGAGGATAGCAGGCGAAGTTACGCTCTCCTCCGACCCCGGGAAGACCATGAGGAAATGGCGTGAGATATTCGGCATCAGTCAGACGGAACTGGCCGAATACCTGGGCGTTTCTTCCTCAGTTATAAGCGACTACGAGGGAGGCAGGAGGAAAAGTCCCGGCGCCTCAACCATCAGAAAGTTCGTAGAGGCCCTTCTGGAGCTGGACGAGAGGAGGGGAGGGAACGTCATCAAAGCCTTCAGCAAGACGATAGGTAGTGAGCTTCCCACCAATGCCATCCTCGACATCAGGGAGTTCGCGCTCCCGGTCACAATAAAGGACCTAGTGAGCGCCGTTAACGGCGAGGTGGTTGCCAACCTCCATCTGCTCGACAGAAGGATCTACGGGTACACCGTTGTGGACAGTATCCAGGCCATCCTCGAGATGTCCGCGGAGGAGTTCCTCAAGCTCTACGGCTGGACAACGGAGAGGGCGCTTATCTTCACGAAGGTAACAACCGGCAGAAGCCCGATGATAGCGGTTCGCGTTCAGGGGCTCAAACCGGCCGTTGTTGTTCTCCATGGGGTCAAGAAGTTAGATGAGCTTGCGGTCAAGCTGGCCGAACGTGAGAGGGTGCCCCTGATCGTGTCCCATGCTGGGAGCGAGGGAGAACTGGTGACGGGACTCAGGAAGCTCGTTGAAAAAAGTGAGAGGAAACTTTAA